A single window of Watersipora subatra chromosome 11, tzWatSuba1.1, whole genome shotgun sequence DNA harbors:
- the LOC137408245 gene encoding uncharacterized protein isoform X1, protein MMKSTLATCLLLSVCSIGLTLARVTCDYAALHKQLQEGLITLDEYTKIYTECISSQNYPSQYGFQPTCAYDTPVTKALVKFDNSGMFTAADGTEHPFRVRGVVTLTQIDNENTRVHATITGAHNFLFDNDQFSLHVHQKGEINPSCLATGGHYNPCGLSHSNDPSVKERHVGDVARVTIPSHVTSDQDVLTISTIDTQVKLTGPLSVLGRSITVHAGTGSPRVGCGTIAVSDWEGLDHPDSTYDPTNPFWA, encoded by the exons ATGATGAAATCTACACTAGCCACCTGCCTTCTCCTGTCAGTTTGTTCAATTGGCCTCACTCTAGCCCGTGTCACTTGTGATTATGCAGCTCTTCACAAGCAACTGCAGGAAGGCTTGATTACCCTTG ATGAATATACAAAGATATATACAGAGTGTATCAGCAGTCAGAACTACCCTTCTCAGTATGGATTTCAGCCTACATGTGCTTACG ATACTCCTGTTACCAAGGCTCTCGTGAAGTTTGATAACTCTGGAATGTTTACGGCTGCTGATGGCACCGAGCATCCTTTCCGAGTGCGAGGAGTTGTCACACTTACACAGATTGATAATGAAAACACTAGAGTTCACG CTACTATAACTGGAGCTCACAACTTTCTCTTTGACAATGACCAGTTTTCTCTTCATGTTCACCAAAAAGGAGAGATTAATCCAAGTTGCTTGGCTACTG GTGGCCACTACAACCCATGTGGTCTGAGTCACAGCAATGACCCATCAGTAAAAGAAAGACACGTTGGAGATGTTGCTAGAGTGACAATCCCATCACACGTAACTTCCGATCAGGATGTGCTGACAATATCAACCATCGACACTCAAGTTAAACTTACCGGCCCACTGAGTGTGCTTGGACGATCCATAACAGTTCATGCCGGTACAGGATCACCTAGAGTCGGCTGTGGTACTATAGCTGTTTCAGATTGGGAAGGTCTAGACCACCCCGACAGCACATATGATCCAACTAACCCTTTTTGGGCGTAA